One window of the Athene noctua chromosome 5, bAthNoc1.hap1.1, whole genome shotgun sequence genome contains the following:
- the PRLHR gene encoding prolactin-releasing peptide receptor: MMNSDNLTSQSFLSAIHNNASNLFSGLQFVQTFKPLIIPCYSLVVFIGVIGNYLLIYVICKTKKMHNVTNFLVGNLAFSDMLMCATCVPLTLAYAFEPRGWVYGRFMCYFVFLMQPVTVFVSVFTLTVIAVDRYYAMVYPFRRRLTIPICAYILAAIWLLSCTLAAPALVHTYHAEFPELDFSICEEFWFHMKRDRLAYAYSTLIITYILPLAVISLSYLRISVKLKNRVVPGNVTQGQAEWDRARRRKTFRLLVLVVAAFGVCWLPLHIFNMIKDIDISLIDKQYFNFIQLLCHWFAMMSACTNAFLYAWLHDSFRGELKKMFVWRKKKIGPTTNCIMASVVL, encoded by the coding sequence ATGATGAATTCGGATAATTTAACCTCCCAAAGCTTCCTCTCTGCGATTCACAACAATGCGAGCAATTTATTCTCAGGGCTCCAGTTTGTTCAGACCTTCAAGCCACTCATCATCCCCTGCTACTCGCTAGTGGTTTTTATTGGTGTCATTGGGAATTACCTTCTCATTTATGTTatctgcaagacaaaaaaaatgcacaatGTCACCAACTTTCTGGTAGGCAATCTGGCTTTCTCAGACATGCTCATGTGTGCGACCTGTGTACCCCTGACACTCGCGTATGCCTTTGAGCCCAGAGGATGGGTGTATGGGCGTTTCATGTGCTACTTTGTCTTCTTGATGCAACCTGTGACTGTGTTTGTGTCTGTCTTTACGCTGACTGTCATAGCTGTGGATAGGTATTACGCCATGGTGTACCCATTCCGCAGGAGGCTCACAATCCCTATTTGTGCTTATATCCTGGCTGCTATTTGGCTGCTGAGCTGTACCTTGGCTGCCCCAGCCTTGGTCCACACTTACCATGCAGAGTTCCCAGAACTGGACTTCTCCATCTGTGAGGAGTTCTGGTTCCACATGAAAAGAGATCGCTTAGCTTACGCCTACAGCACCCTCATCATCACCTACATACTGCCTTTGGCTGTCATCTCCCTGTCCTATCTGAGAATCTCAGTCAAGCTGAAAAACCGTGTAGTCCCAGGCAACGTCACCCAGGGCCAAGCTGAGTGGGACCGAGCGAGGAGGAGAAAGACTTTTCGCTTGCTAGTCTTAGTGGTGGCAGCCTTTGGAGTCTGTTGGCTGCCTCTGCACATCTTTAACATGATAAAGGACATAGATATTAGCTTGATTGACAAACAGTACTTCAATTTTATCCAGCTGCTGTGCCACTGGTTTGCAATGATGTCTGCTTGTACCAATGCCTTCCTCTATGCCTGGCTCCATGACAGCTTCAGGGGGgagctgaagaaaatgtttgtatggagaaaaaagaaaattggacCCACTACAAATTGCATTATGGCCAGTGTGGTGCTGTAA